TAAACTCCTTCAATGAAGGTCAATCTTTTTATTCAAATCCgctttaagtcatttttttattcttaattgtatTACTTTTCTAAATTTACCTCTCTCTACCTTTTTTGTCGGATCAAATGGATACCAATACCCATAAATCATATTTGAtctctccttcttctcttcccacaaaacaacactaaaaagaaagaaaaatactaaaagaaaagaaaaaagcacaaaaagataaagtGTATGAAAAAGACTATTTTCGATTTCACCTTTTTCGCcgaaaaaaatgaatatgaacACTCATTctcttataatttttctttcttcctttcctTGTCTCCCTGCTCCTCCACTCCTTTCTTTGAAAACAACACTaagatagaaagaaaaaaagaatctaaaacaattttaaagagcaaattaagaaaaatgttgGGTATAGTAGAGAAGACAACTGCTACATGTCATCAATCAGTGTATTAAACACtcattcaacttttttttcttattgtaaAAAAAGTGTCAAGAAAATATAGCGGGCCCCTACATAAGGTGTCTAAAATGATAATCGCACAGTTAAATTATCCGTGTGAAATTTGGTGCCAATTTTAAAAGATCACCGACGAGTTAGGGAAAAAAACATTTATCTCTAATCGTCTATATTTCTATTGATTTTATCTTTTAGTATTATTAGTTTTAGCTTTCACTTTAACATGATAATCACTTATTTActcctataattttttttgcttatgGAAACAAAATGTAATATGTACAAATTCTTAGTACTTATAAGGAGCTCGCACAGAAGGCTTTGTGGGATCTTCAAGGAAGCTGAAATCGATCTTTTGACGATGGAGTTGGGATGTTCACAACTTAATTATAACTAcgattatattttatatgaaagttagacttatataaattttatacaataGTAGGGTCAAACGTGCAACACACGTTTTCAAGactagtaataataaaatgataagtCAACCTCTTCAATTTCAGGAAAACTTTTCATCTTAAAATCTCGAAAATAAATATCTCATTCagataaattttcataaaatgaaaagtattttataaatatctaaattgaGTATGTAGTAGAAAGAGTACTTATTACTATCTCGTCAATCACCCAATCATCTAATTAACAGAAGTAACAGTaagattataaattataataaaaaaatttatcattataattaagaataaccTTCCTCATTCATAATTCGATATGATTCTAAgagttaaaaatatgtttaggAAATAAGTTTACcttagaaaatagaaaaaaaaacattaagaatTTTATGTTATGTCGCTATAAGAAaacaactttattttattattttatctcaaattattaataataaacttttgtaatttttaaaatgaaaaccACACGGCAATTTGAGACAATGTTgacaactttatttttattattgcaaggaacaatgaaaaaaaaaggaggaaaaaagTAACAACCACAACAgcaaaactaaaagaaaaatacaattaataaaaaaaaatcacgagTTAGACTTATTTTTTAGTGACTAGATTCAATGggcacaaaagaaaaaaaatcaataaaatagagaaaataaaaatgtacaaatatataataaaggaGAATTTCTTTTTGGGAAAAtgtttacaaaattattttttttttgggtcttttttcttctctctaaCTAGTAGTGTGTAGTTCACTTTTTCTGTCATTAGGCCTTATTAGAATAACATATTAACATTTCTTAGTAACTACTAATggagaatgtttttttttagtctattttatttttagatcagcaaaaatatttttcccttCAAAATGAGCATTTTGACCCATAAAATGATATTGTCAATGTGATGAAGCAAAATGTTTTTGAGCAGAATCATTGcatatgttgtttttttttttaatgttgttgGGCGATATAgtcaaatgattttttttataaaaaacaaacttTGTTGCATTTATAAagacatttttttctataaattactctctttgtgtatttttagttgtcatgttgcgctttttgaaattcaatttgactaatttttaaagttaggttagattttttaatttgattttttttaaaaaaaatagatattcaaaaattgtatgaaaagtactataaattataattttttccatatcaatatgatgaaaaaatacatcataaaatgttagtcaaagttcttATCATTTTACTCTAAAAAAGAGTAGAGAAATCATGACAATTACAagtagacaaatatttcattgtaCATGTTGATCTAAAATTAATGGTTGGTATATTTAAATGATTTGGTGcccgtttggattgacttattttagggGGTTTTAAGCCAAAATAACTTCTAAACAGTTTTGAAGTATTTTGATAAAGTTAAAAAGCGTTTATAAGGacatatttaaatcaaaagtcATAAGTTAGAAATCCTAAATTATAGTTTTTTGTCTTATAAGTCATAAGCcaaaagtcaatccaaacgaACCCATCTATGGTTACATATCAGCAAAAGACATCCAAgcaatatattcatattatgaaTTTCATACTCAACACATATTTTCAAATTCTAAGAAATACAAGAGAGAATTATTATTAATGTGAGATAGTGGTAAAatccattttgaaattttaaaatagaatattagAAGTCCATGCCATGTAACTTTGACAACACATCTCTTCCATTTTCTTAAATGGAAGATCCGGTGAATCAATTCAATTAGATGTCGCTTATCTAGATACAATGCTTGTCTGTCGAAGCGGAAGTAAAGACCAAGACATTGAGGATTCTGAATCCGATCaaattggttttttttttttgcttttcagAATGATATGGGAATGTTCTTCCTGTAAAAGAACTGACCAGAAGGCCCACCATCACGCAAAAGGGCCAGGCCTATTGGGCCTTTAGCAGCTTCTTCTGGAGTCGTAAGCCCAGTATTGCAAGTAATATCTGTTTTAGCAAAGCCTGGACAAATGCAGTTGACACATATAGAAGAATATTTTTGGGCCACAATTCTTGTGTGTGCATTCATGGCCACTTTTGACACTTTATAAGCTGCAAGATCAATGGGCCAACCTTTTTCTTCTAATACACCCTCTTTGAAGGCCCAAAGAAACTCATTCACTATTTCATCCACTTTTTCTGTTGTAAGACTTTTCTCATCACTTAAAGCCTTTATGGCCCATTCATTTGATACTAGCTGAAAatgtatatttcaaataaaaaaaagtgagaaaacAAAAGGTTGATGAAGAGACAAAGACAAGAAAATAGTATTGTGAGCTGAAATCGTATGACGGAGCCAAGATTATCATTAAGGTGTccaaaatatgaagaagttaaagaaGGGTTAACATCTAttatacaacaacaataacatagcGAGTGTTATCCTACAAAGTGAGGTATAGAGAGCGTAACTGACCTTACCACTACCATAGAGGTAAAGAGATTGTTTTCGATAGAACCtcagtttcttttttttaaaaaaacaatacaaagcaatattaataaagaaataacttaaatagagaaaatattgacattatacTATAGACAACATGACAGCCCATACTAAACAGTAGTTATtacatataatatgataatcaaattgtaaaagaaaaatcatagaTAATAAACGAGCTCAAATGATAAACAACTACAAGAGTAATATTATGACCAATAGTATGAAAGAATAAGATGGACATCAACAACCTCATATCTAAGGTCATATCCTTGATAAAGTTGTTCAACCTACATCTACCTCTagtaaaaacatttattacCAACCTCTTGCTCTTCCTCACTGACGTTCATGCATATATTTTACACATGCTCAATCCATCTGAATCTTGTTTCTCACGTGTTGTTTTCTGTTGAGGCCTATCTTATCCCGGATATGTTCATTCCTAATATTGTCTCTCCTAGCGTGTGTGACATCTCATCATTCTCAACTCCACGTCTTTCATTTTCTAGATATGAAAACTTTTAACTAACCAACACTGTACTCCATGTAAAAGAGTCGGTCTAACCACCGCTCTATATTACTAACTTTTAAGTTCGATAGACACCTTATTATCACACGGTAATCTAGATGCGAGCCTCTATTTTATCTACCCTGTACTTATATGTGTTGGGATATATACTATTAATCATgtgttaagaaataatatttattagagatTAAATCTTGCTCAAATTCAATATATCAGATATTCGTTTATGATAtctatttacttatatagtagatgatttagtGTGTAGAGTTTTAGCTTATATAGAGAGGATTAAATCATTAGTTCTTATAAGTATAAAGTTTTTGGTTCACAATCTAGGTGGAAATTGGTTATGCCATCGAGTACGATTGTAGTAcaagattatatgtaatttatcttgattatgaaaACGGTATAGTTCCAACTTCTTGTGCTAGTACATTTTGAATGTATTGAACGAGACTGAGTAGAGATAGTTGTTTTAGGCTGACtaacaaaaacatattctctaaactattaaatgtacttatattctaAATCTTGCTATAActattatgatctgtatatattaaatatcgTTTTGATTTATCAAAAGGTGAGATTCTGAGATGGATCAATATGCATGGTAagttggatgataataatatatgttggtgaaataataagttagttgatggaatccatGATTATAATAGAGATTGATTGGTATGCCATtgagaaacttataagttttcatcgtgtcaaatcttgcaagtggatttatgaatccgacacatgaaataagttaagtagtgctctaaaggaaattaatcattaagttaaattcgtcaataatttaatttattgattagtatatGAAATCTTAACATGGAAAATTACATAAGCGTTTAATGGAAATTACGAAATAGAGGAGGGCAATTATGAATCtctagtggaatgatttgtaatttattatggaaagaataattcaaattaattatttgaaattatttccataataggaagcttcggtaattaattttgtggtcCCTATGGTACTcatatttaactagaacttagaattctatttttatgaaaaaaggaaaaataatgagtttttcTATTCTTCTAGAAAAACTAGGTTTTATAGTCTTTTTTGGATTAGGAATAAATCTCAACAAATAGGGATTCTCctaacctaaaaaaaaaaagattagtaTTCTATTCGATACTTGCCCATccaagtattgagagagttcgGATGTGACTTGGGATCACTATTGAAAACCATAGCTACTTGTAGATTCGCTTAAAGGTCAGTCTATCTTGGAGATTCGCTTGAAAGTCGCTCACGCTTCAAGAAGTAATTCTTGAATTTAATCTCagcataatatatattttagcaTAAGCGATTTGGTTATCTATTATTCATATAAGTAATAAAGATCATGTGATATGCTTCCGTTGTGCATATAGTTTTCCAACAATATGATGTGTCAGATCATTGTCAATCTCCCCATTTCATTATATAATAGATCCAAGATAACTGAAACTTCTTCTCTTTTGAATGACTTGTGTATCAAACCTCACTTCAAGGCTAACTACATAAATTACATCACTCAACTTGCACtccaagtattatttttttcatcgtTCAACATCtagttatataaaataaataagtttaaCCATGTACAACACATGATTTTCCATCGAAGAGGATTCAAATGAACTCCCTCAGCTTTACTACATAGCTCTGACCCTGACTTTTATAGAGACAATTTTGATTACTGCGGTGATTTAAATCGATggtggtgggggggggggggcacgAAAAGAGGCAAGACAAGGTGAAGCAAGGCGATGGGAGATGTTTTATAAATTAAGAAGCAAGGATAAGAATGAAACATAGGGCGTAAGTCCTATGAATTTACAGGATGTAAatctcatatatttttcatttttataattttattactaaGAACTAAGAAGTAtcatatatctttaatttataaaCTCTCATGtatcttttaatattataattttgttccTTATAAAATTGAAGCTATATGAGAATTTcttagaaagaaaattaaagaaagactAGAGAACTTTTAAACAAACTATCAATATTAGCAAGCGGTTATAAGTAAATgagacaaaaaattaaaatgtaccTTTATCTTTCCAAGCAAAGAAGAAACATTAACAATCCTTGGTAAAGGAGACAAGAGTAGTAGTGGAACAAAGGCATCAACCATTGTTTTTGCTCCATAATAATTAGTTCTTATACATTCTTCTGCCCTTTCAAAATTCTCAATCAATTTTCCATTTGACTTTATTGGTGGAAGTTCATTCTCCTGCAATATAATGGTATATTTCACAATTAATCAAAAACAATATGTAtgttaatataaaatatcatgaGTATATTTTTTCTCACAATTGTATTGTTTTTGGGATTGtataattttaatacaaatagatcatttattactttttttatggGGATGTAAATAACACTTTTTGATTCCTCAATTTAtggataaattttagttttaatccTTAAGATTATTGATTATGCATAATTAACCTTCAAGGTCTCGAaactttacattttttttatctctttgcTGGTAAATATTTATCTAAGGACTATATAACATTATTGGCCAATCTTAAAACgtgacataattttatttatcgattcgatatttaataaatgtcgaGTCGGTAGATAAGACTATGATATGTGTATGTTCACCAGTATAAAGGGCGTACATACACTAATTTTTGAACGCAAAAATATCAACATTCCAAAAGTATAacatatgatattatttatgcATAGTTCAGAggtatatatatcttttttttctctaaaatatataatttaaaaaaaaaatagtaaccTCAGTTGTGTCACTGACACCTCGAAAAGCTTCTCGTTCTATCATCTCAGGAAGGATTGAAACATCTCCCTCTACCATTAATCCATTAACTCCTGCATTATTTACCTGCAAATTAtccattttaacaatttttcattatggaaaaataaaaataaactgagtattaagtaataaatatgCAAATcaatatgaatacaaataattttgtttttagttCCTATAATAATTAACCAACAAATAGGAGTAACCCTTTCAATTACTTAGGGGTCATTTGATAGTTGGTTAGTGTTGCGTATATATTAGTAGTACAAAAATTAATTGTGAAATGCTTTTTATACGATATTTAGTTAAACATATATTAGTTATGTCACCCtttttatttacattaaaaaacataaattttctcatgattttaaattaattatgcaGGTTTAATACAATACATTAGGAAATCGCTTAGTTTGCAGAATAAATTATCTCGAGAACATATTCTTGCATGAAGGAGgtggataaaataattttaaattggaGGGGATCGATAGGGTgagaaattcaaaattaaatttaagattAAATTTCTATTGTATTAGAGATAAATTTATAccgttaaataaatataatatataaatttattctcAAATATAATCATTAGGTATCTcatcttatcatatatatcaaaCGACTTCGAATAACTTATCTTCAAATCAATTACAGACTACCCTAATGTTATCTAATATGAGAGTTAAATTGAACTTGTCTTGTGTGTAAAAAATAGCAAACCActattctatatttttctttttagagaTTTAGTGGTCACTACTAGTTTCTTAAcctatttgtttttttcttagttAGAAATTTGTATTCAACTCTCaagtataataaaatttttactaagaAGTATTTTCCTCAATAGAATCCTatacaacataaatttaaattagtcaaactctaatataaatatcaaaaatcgaacgaaataacaaaaaaaaaaaaatctcatgtCTTAGGTATCAATTACTCCATCACCTATGTTACTTTCTAGCCAAACTTTAGGTAGCCAATGGCCctgaattgtttttttttagagatgaacttttaaaaatatatgtggtcataaaattttgaatttttcaaaagttttaatAGCAGCACAACGTTATTTTCACTTTAAATTACTCgaaaataactttaatttttcttatggTCAAACACAGCTTGCTAATTTTCAACTAAAAATAActtattctttaaaattttcatgataAAACATGTTGAATGCCCCATACAATACATTTGACATTGGTTATATGGGTTTTTTTTCATCACAAAAAAGTGAATTCAACAGATAGAGAACATTTGTTTACATATTATTCTTTCTCtatgttattattaattttttaaaatggattTACAATTTtgtaactcaaaatagaaaatttaggTACTTTCTCAGTCTCATTGTATATGAGACACCATGGCTcagaacttaaaaaaaaaacttttaaaatttataattatatattatttcataacatttttaaaatttgtaatctaaaataaataacaaaaatttatataattatatatcatttcataacaaataaaataaatattttaaaataaaatatatcgtTCTTTTACTATATAAAGGGAGGGGTAGTTTGTTTTCGTGCGTGTGGTATAAGAAAAGTGTGAGACAATGAGTTCCAAAAGGTAGGATAGTCCAACTTGACAAGCTACGAAAATTTGacctattttattattataaaaataatattttattattataaaaatacatttttttaattaaaaattatatttctttcattAACCTTCTCCCAATTCAACCCACCCCATCTCTATctcaatttctcttcttttccacCGCTCTATTCACTCATGACCCTAAATTTTCTTCAATTCTTCAATAAAATCataagtcatattttttttcttcttcttcaatctactCTTTTCTTTGCAACAAATCAAACACCACACCTTGTTTCTTTTTTCAGCCCCTTTATCtaaatttttagtgttttcGATTCTAAAAGTTGAAATCATTGTTTAtattggattttaaaaaaaggtataGATAATGGATTAAATGTAAAGAGTGATGGTGTGTATTGAAAAGTTGAATACTCTAGTGATAAGTTTGAGAAAACTTGAAGAGCAACAAATGAGTCTTGTGAATTTgcaaaaattaattcatttgtGATTGTGGCTAGTAGGATTTGTGCTTATGAACTAGGTGAAATTTCAAATCAActaaagaaaattttcattagTACTCAAATTGTGAGCATATATGGAAATTGAAGAACCCaaagttaatttaattgtttttttttatcatcctaatatttaatttcttatgtGTCATTGGAAAATGACATGAAGGCTGGATTACACACAGTGATATAATGAGAAAAGGGTTTAAACTATTGTATTTTTACGAGTTTAAGAGTTTAGCTGACAAAATATTAAGTAGAAGAGTTCAGAAAACaaacacatataaatataaaggcCCATCAGATCATTTCGCcttattaataagaaaaaaatatttaaaacactTCAAATTTGACgtgaattattagtttcatccCTAAACTATTATTTAAGAATATCcactatttataaaatatttcatcttaTACCGCAATATCAAACacatatttgttttttaaaaaaaaaaaaattggacaaaAAGGACCTAAAAACAATCATTTTTTAGAACATAAATCTATATATGTTTGGTTTCTATATTAGGTTAAAAAATACATAGGAGTAATAGATAATTTACCAGAATATCAAGCTTTCCATAATTAGATTTGATGAAGTTGACCAAAGAAGAAACACTTTGTGGATCCACAACATCAACTTGATGAAACACAACAAGAGATGATTGCAATTTTTCAACAGCTTCTACTCCTCTTTTCTCATCTCTAGCTGTTAAAACAACCATAACTCCTTTTTCCATTAGTTGTTTACAAATCTCATATCCTATGCCTTTGTTACCACCAGTAACTACTGCAATTACattgctaaaaaaaattaaatatcaattaattactcaaaacaagagacatatttaattatttggagaaaaattaaagaagacttACTTTCTTATTCCATCTTCTgccatttttctctctctctcttgttctctACAATTTTTTGTTCTCTATGTAGAGCAGCAaggtatgtatatatagtacTCCTACTAGTTATATTGGAGTCTGTGTCACTgtctgttttaatttatgtgataccttagattaaatttttgttagattcaaaaaattttaataatttttagattGTTATGTATAATGATTTCTGGTGTCTCTGtttatttattcattgtttTGTTTGGTAtgtttattaagaaaataaaaattaataatgtgagtttatcattttagtttattaattgatagaattttaaaattaatttatttgttaaggaggttttacttttttaaaaatattatatctctTAACAAATTGaggatataattaaaaaaatagtattttttgaCTTgtcaaaaataagtaaaaagggacaatatgtttttgtttttgtttttgttcctctttcaaaattgatagcatatttttcttataaaaaagaaTCTCTACATTGtctttttgatttgatttaaaatttactttctatttttgtttagtaacaaagaaagaaggggtGTGAACCAGAGGTTGTGTGCAGTGACGGATTCAGGATTTTTCGTTCATGAGGttcgaaaaatataaatataaacgtGTAAATAAGTCTTTCGAAATAGgcctttttgaatttttttgggtttaaaatcaaatttttggcacgtttttaaaataaaaaaatgcttGAAAAACAGAactgattttttaaaacaaaaataaactgaaactttaaaggaaaataataaatattattgtagGGATTTGAACTTGTGGCATGCAACTTAATATTCAAGGGTCTTACCATTAAAtcatctatttttatatattattgagaGGGTTCAAAATATATCTATCTACAGAAATACTGAAAATTTACTCCATATATATCGTGTATTTTTTTGTCGAGGGTGTTTGGGTGAACACCCTGGACCCAACATGAGTCCACCCTTGGGGTGTGTGTGTGCCTCCATATTTTTCGGTAAAAATAAAGAATGGTGATCTCCATTTTTTCTGGCAAAAAAACTCAGATTATGctcttcattttttcaaacaaaGGAAATGAGGGTAGTTAACTACatttcttattaaatttaaGCATAAGTTCAGAAGaagtaaatattaaaaaaaatgtaagataGTAAATTTATTGTTATGAATAATTGGTGG
The sequence above is a segment of the Solanum lycopersicum chromosome 10, SLM_r2.1 genome. Coding sequences within it:
- the LOC101251042 gene encoding (+)-neomenthol dehydrogenase isoform X1, which produces MAEDGIRNNVIAVVTGGNKGIGYEICKQLMEKGVMVVLTARDEKRGVEAVEKLQSSLVVFHQVDVVDPQSVSSLVNFIKSNYGKLDILVNNAGVNGLMVEGDVSILPEMIEREAFRGVSDTTEENELPPIKSNGKLIENFERAEECIRTNYYGAKTMVDAFVPLLLLSPLPRIVNVSSLLGKIKLVSNEWAIKALSDEKSLTTEKVDEIVNEFLWAFKEGVLEEKGWPIDLAAYKVSKVAMNAHTRIVAQKYSSICVNCICPGFAKTDITCNTGLTTPEEAAKGPIGLALLRDGGPSGQFFYRKNIPISF
- the LOC101251042 gene encoding (+)-neomenthol dehydrogenase isoform X2, whose protein sequence is MEKGVMVVLTARDEKRGVEAVEKLQSSLVVFHQVDVVDPQSVSSLVNFIKSNYGKLDILVNNAGVNGLMVEGDVSILPEMIEREAFRGVSDTTEENELPPIKSNGKLIENFERAEECIRTNYYGAKTMVDAFVPLLLLSPLPRIVNVSSLLGKIKLVSNEWAIKALSDEKSLTTEKVDEIVNEFLWAFKEGVLEEKGWPIDLAAYKVSKVAMNAHTRIVAQKYSSICVNCICPGFAKTDITCNTGLTTPEEAAKGPIGLALLRDGGPSGQFFYRKNIPISF